A single Lactuca sativa cultivar Salinas chromosome 8, Lsat_Salinas_v11, whole genome shotgun sequence DNA region contains:
- the LOC111877210 gene encoding pre-mRNA-splicing factor cwc22-like, with protein MNKVDALRKSINGLMNKVNATNIKYIIPELFAENSIRGRGLFCRSCMKSQLASPVFTDVFAALVAVINTKFSEVGDLLLKRILLQLQRAYKRNDKPQLLASVKFIAHLVNQHVVHELIALELLTILLENPTDDSVEVAVGFVTEFGSILRDLSPKAFHGILERFCGILHEGEIDKRVQFLIEGLFALRRFHPAIRPELDLVEVEDQLTHKVSLLDEIDPENLHI; from the exons atgaacaagGTGGATGCGTTGAGAAAGAGTATAAACGGATTAATGAACAAGGTGAATGCAACAAATATCAAGTATATCATCCCTGAGTTGTTCGCTGAAAATTCAATCAGAGGAAGAGGACTGTTTTGTCGATCATGTATGAAGTCCCAATTGGCATCTCCTGTATTTACAGACGTTTTTGCAGCACTTGTTGCTGTTATAAACACCAAATTCTCAGAAGTCGGAGACCTTCTTCTGAAGAGGATTCTTTTGCAGCTTCAAAGGGCATATAAGCGAAATGACAAG CCTCAATTGCTTGCTTCGGTCAAGTTTATAGCTCATTTGGTCAATCAACATGTAGTTCATGAACTTATTGCTCTTGAACTACTCACAATTCTACTTGAAAATCCAACTGATGATAGCGTTGAGGTTGCTGTTGGTTTTGTTACAGAATTTGGATCAATTCTTCGAGATCTATCTCCAAAAGCCTTCCATG GTATTCTTGAGCGTTTTTGTGGGATTCTTCATGAGGGAGAGATAGACAAAAGGGTTCAGTTCTTGATTGAAGGTCTTTTTGCATTAAGAAGATTCCATCCAGCCATTCGTCCAGAGTTGGATCTTGTTGAGGTGGAAGATCAATTGACACATAAAGTATCTCTTCTAGATGAAATCGATCCAGAGAATTTACACATCTAA
- the LOC111877249 gene encoding CDP-diacylglycerol--glycerol-3-phosphate 3-phosphatidyltransferase 2 encodes MPFTLLKLTTVSSIPLHHRRQYWWLGRAIATGRSTTPPPMCSSWWRTTTCATPAHDNNSNDNNSNNRLGFRGQKNLRYTSKDKGGGNAFNGGRVSMGSVNNDNRDDKRATENDRGSGVTSTLSSDNHRHLKSAPSKQNPSTKLLTLPTILTIGRVAAIPVIVCTFYMNSRLGTTATTGIFIAAAITDWLDGYLARKMNLGTAFGAFLDPVADKLMVATTLVLLCTKPPEASMLGELPWLLTVPSIAVIGREITMSAVREWAASQGSKLSEAVAVNNLGKWKTATQMTSLTILLTIRDPSFTEVGFLGASGVGLLYVSAGLALWSLVVYMKKILKVLIS; translated from the exons ATGCCCTTCACCCTCCTCAAACTCACCACCGTATCTTCTATTCCCCTCCACCACCGGCGTCAATACTGGTGGCTAGGTCGCGCAATCGCCACCGGGAGGTCTACGACGCCACCTCCGATGTGCTCGAGCTGGTGGAGGACAACAACCTGTGCGACCCCAGCGCACGATAATAATAGCAACGATAATAACAGTAATAACAGACTAGGGTTTCGTGGTCAGAAAAATTTGAGATATACGTCCAAAGATAAAGGAGGAGGAAACGCATTTAACGGTGGTAGAGTGAGTATGGGATCCGTAAACAATGATAACAGAGATGATAAACGGGCAACGGAGAACGATCGCGGCTCCGGTGTCACGTCTACATTGTCGTCGGACAACCACCGCCACCTAAAATCGGCGCCGTCTAAACAGAATCCGTCGACTAAATTGCTCACGTTGCCTACGATCTTAACAATCGGACGCGTTGCGGCGATTCCTGTTATCGTTTGCA CTTTTTATATGAATAGTCGGCTGGGGACAACTGCCACCACAGGCATCTTCATTGCTGCAGCAATTACAGATTGGCTTGATGGATATCTTGCACGAAAA ATGAACTTAGGAACCGCCTTTGGTGCATTTTTAGACCCTGTGGCTGATAAG CTTATGGTGGCTACTACCTTGGTGTTGTTATGTACAAAACCTCCGGAAGCGTCTATGCTTGGAGAATTGCCTTGGCTATTAACTGTGCCATCAATTGCAGTAATTGGTAGagag ATAACAATGTCTGCAGTTAGAGAATGGGCTGCTTCTCAGGGTAGTAAACTCTCCGAg GCTGTTGCTGTAAATAATTTGGGGAAATGGAAAACAGCGACACAGATGACTTCATTAACCATTCTTCTCACAATTAGAGATCCCag ttttaCGGAGGTAGGGTTTCTGGGAGCAAGTGGTGTTGGTTTACTTTACGTATCGGCTGGGCTAGCTTTATGGTCACTGGTTGTGTATATGAAGAAGATATTGAAAGTattaatttcttaa
- the LOC111877247 gene encoding protein RDM1, translating into MKRSVPFALDISSDDDDDDDKPSPSNGNKNLSITKRPKIETTLINPIPAKEVITEELLRKSAKMYQEFMKEIPIPAQHRSIIPFKSWTGLANSMKQMYQQPLHYLTNIRMKEWDEMRDDPLPLDTMIHPCKAETNIWLIEEVHRLTSSHQFLAKLWIADPMYYTFIDSVFPQL; encoded by the exons ATGAAGAGGAGTGTGCCATTTGCTTTGGATATTTcatcggatgatgatgatgatgatgataaaccTTCTCCATCCAATGGAAACAAAAATCTTTCTATTACCAAGCGCCCAAAAATCGAGACTACACTTATCAATCCAATTCCTGCCAAAGAAGTAATAACCGAAG AATTACTGAGAAAAAGTGCAAAAATGTATCAAGAATTCATGAAGGAGATTCCGATTCCGGCACAACATCGGTCAATCATTCCATTCAAGTCATGGACCGGATTAGCCAATTCCATGAAACAGATGTACCAGCAACCACTCCATTACTTGACCAACATTCGAATGAAAGAATGGGATGAAATGAGAGATGATCCTCTGCCATTGGACACCATGATTCATCCCTGTAAAGCTGAAACAAACATCTGGCTCATTGAAGAAGTTCATAGGCTGACATCATCCCATCAGTTTCTTGCTAAATTATGGATAGCTGATCCTATGTACTACACTTTTATTGATTCTGTTTTCCCCCAGTTATGA
- the LOC111877246 gene encoding uncharacterized protein LOC111877246, translating into MMERQRDRDEDDKYKRRRDDDRYRSERDSQDRRRLLNNKSDEEDADGRRGRDRNKEIVNDRNRNRSDDEDANDRRRRDRRRGDDYANDRRRRRRDGWSDNEDKNDKRRDKKKDKGRDEEDDNDRRRDDDEDGNDRRNKERNEDRRKRGRSKDIRSDDEDGNDKNNRNNKRIDEHDQSDEEVGEIRKKNEDISDEEDGEIRKSGRKGKYEDTSDREIGEIRKRGRKGKDKRSDDEDDKYKRRRNRNKDEDYKRDRKRNGDHEDRRRTDDDDDDVSKRKSDQNGDKEKPDEGPRFQKLADLQESMTNLGKSGGVYIPPFKLARMMSEFQDKSSMEYQRMTWDALRKSINGLVNKVNATNIKNIIPELFAENLIRGRGLFCRSCMKSQMASPGFTDVFAALVAVVNTKFPEVGDLLLRRIILQLQRAYKRNDKPQLLAAVKFIAHLVNQQVVHELIALELLTTLLENPTDDSVEVAVGFVTECGSILQDLSPRGLHGIFERFRGILHEGEIDKRVQFLIEGLFALRKAKFQGHPAVRPELDLVELEDQLTHEVSLLDKIDPEIALDIFKMDPDFIENEKKYEDLKKTILGDESEEEEEEEGGGEDSDDEDESSEEEEEEDEEQMRIRDETETNLVNLRRTIYLTIMSSVDFEEAGHKLLKIKLEPGQEMELCIMLLECCSQERTYLRYYGLLGQRFCMINKVYQENFEKCFVQQYSMIHRLETNKLRNVAKFFAHLLGTDALPWHVLAYIRLTEEDTTSSSRIFIKILFQELSEHLGIRLLNERLSEPVMQEDFESIFPRDNPKNTRFSINFFTSIGLGGITENLREYLKNMPRLIMQQKPASESDSGSDSDSDSSSDSDSDSSSDSSSGSESESESESDHKSSKRRKKR; encoded by the exons ATGATGGAGCGACAAAGGGACAGAGATGAAGATGATAAATATAAGAGAAGAAGAGATGATGATAGATACAGGAGTGAAAGAGACAGTCAAGATAGGAGGAGGCTCCTCAACAATAAGAGTGATGAAGAAGATGCAGATGGTAGGAGGGGACGAGATAGGAACAAGGAAATTGTTAATGATAGGAACAGGAATAGGAGTGATGATGAAGATGCAAATGATAGGAGGAGAAGAGATAGGAGGCGTGGTGATGATTATGCTAAtgataggaggaggaggagaagaGATGGATGGAGTGACAATGAAGATAAAAATGATAAAAGGAGAGACAAAAAGAAAGATAAAGGTAGGGATGAGGAAGATGATAATGACAGGAGAagagatgatgatgaagatggtaATGATAGGAGGAACAAGGAAAGGAATGAAGATAGGAGGAAAAGAGGTAGGAGCAAGGACATAAGGAGTGATGATGAAGATGGAAATGATAAGAACAACAGAAAcaataaaagaattgatgaacATGATCAAAGTGATGAAGAAGTTGGTGAAATCAGGAAAAAGAATGAGGACATAAGTGATGAAGAAGATGGTGAGATCAGGAAAAGTGGTAGAAAAGGGAAGTATGAGGATACGAGTGATAGGGAAATTGGTGAAATCAGGAAGAGAGGGAGAAAGGGTAAGGATAAAAGgagtgatgatgaagatgataaatACAAAAGGAGAAGGAATAGGAACAAAGATGAAGATTATAAAAGGGACAGAAAGAGGAATGGTGATCATGAAGATAGAAGAAGaactgatgatgatgatgatgatgtgtcAAAGCGTAAAAGCGATCAAAATGGGGATAAAGAAAAACCGGATGAAGGCCCAAGATTCCAAAAGCTGGCTGATTTGCAAGAAAGCATGACTAATTTAGGAAAGAGTGGAGGGGTGTATATTCCACCATTTAAGTTGGCTCGTATGATGAGTGAATTTCAAGATAAAAGCAGTATGGAATATCAAAGAATGACATGGGATGCATTAAGGAAGAGTATAAACGGAttggtcaacaaggtcaacgccACAAACATCAAAAACATCATCCCAGAGTTGTTTGCTGAAAATCTGATAAGAGGAAGAGGACTGTTTTGTCGATCATGCATGAAGTCTCAAATGGCATCTCCTGGTTTTACAGACGTTTTTGCAGCTCTGGTTGCTGTTGTAAACACCAAATTCCCTGAAGTTGGTGACCTTCTGCTCAGAAGGATTATCTTGCAGCTTCAAAGGGCATATAAGAGAAATGACAAG CCTCAATTACTTGCTGCTGTTAAGTTTATAGCTCATTTGGTGAACCAACAGGTAGTTCATGAGCTTATTGCTCTTGAACTACTCACAACTCTATTGGAGAATCCCACTGATGACAGTGTGGAGGTTGCTGTTGGTTTTGTTACAGAATGTGGATCAATTCTTCAGGATCTATCTCCCCGAGGTTTGCATG GAATCTTTGAGCGATTTCGTGGGATTCTTCATGAGGGAGAGATAGACAAAAGGGTGCAGTTCTTGATTGAAGGTCTCTTTGCATTAAGAAAAGCCAAGTTTCAG GGGCATCCAGCTGTACGTCCAGAGTTGGATCTTGTTGAGCTGGAAGATCAGTTGACACATGAAGTATCCCTTCTAGATAAAATCGATCCAGAGATTGCCCTAG ATATTTTCAAGATGGATCCTGATTTCATTGAGAATGAAAAGAAGTATGAAGACCTGAAGAAAACAATTCTTGGCGACGaatctgaagaagaagaagaagaagaaggtggtggggaggattcagatgatgaagatgaatcttcagaagaagaagaagaagaagatgaagagcaAATGAGAATCAGAGATGAAACAGAAACAAATCTTGTCAATCTCCGAAGAACAATCTACCTAACAATCATGTCAAGTGTTGACTTTGAAGAAGCCGGTCACAAGCTCCTCAAAATCAAACTCGAACCCGGACAGGAG ATGGAGCTATGCATAATGCTACTGGAATGCTGTAGTCAGGAGAGAACATATCTTCGTTACTATGGTCTTTTAGGTCAAAGGTTTTGCATGATCAACAAAGTCtatcaagaaaattttgaaaaatgttttgttCAGCAATACTCCATGATCCACCGCCTCGAGACCAACAAACTCCGGAATGTCGCGAAATTCTTCGCGCATCTCCTCGGGACTGACGCCTTGCCTTGGCATGTCTTGGCTTACATCCGTCTCACTGAAGAAGACACCACTTCCTCTTCTAGAATCTTCATCAAGATCCTCTTCCAG GAGCTGTCTGAGCATCTTGGGATTCGGCTGTTGAACGAGCGGTTGAGTGAGCCGGTGATGCAAGAGGATTTTGAGTCGATTTTCCCGAGAGATAACCCCAAGAACACGCGTTTTTCCATCAATTTTTTTACTTCGATTGGGCTTGGTGGGATTACCGAGAATTTGAGGGAGTATCTCAAGAACATGCCGCGACTTATCATGCAACAAAAGCCTGCGTCGGAATCGGATTCCGGTTCCGATTCTGATTCCGATTCCAGTTCCGATTCTGATTCCGATTCCAGTTCCGATTCTAGTTCGGGGTCTGAGTCGGAGAGCGAGAGTGAGAGTGATCATAAGAGCAGCAAGCGCCGAAAGAAACGTTAG